The Halictus rubicundus isolate RS-2024b chromosome 3, iyHalRubi1_principal, whole genome shotgun sequence genome includes a region encoding these proteins:
- the LOC143352717 gene encoding putative inactive tyrosine-protein kinase Wsck, translating into MILLWLLIYFCTRVLSQKYEGCFISYMSDPDLPTLILSHASVPAECIKECRLRYYMFAGLMNDQQCYCGSNYGRKGMSTSCVLPCTADPNNYCGSHEAMSIYSTGQKGPSPPRGAQIVRSKPTSLEITWEPPNIFNGNIIFYTLRATVIQTHASDLLPTVESQVQGEASNNTILQGLQPGTKYNVSIIATNTQGNSKPAYVSGWTLIAPPNKPAIPKVIEQTSTTIIVLLTEGSSDYGPVSAYQVFVVQPGIIPPSGPNVTYYNYEKSMEQGLGYYITAEFISSDFYKYKTFTVGDGKMIGGYYNAPLNAQIVPRLGLAVISRFQREEQFAYSDLVINMKNYSENEKNEMDAITIVLCVAIGVLGALLIGSVVLYFALRRRHEKFRMTKLPEQQELTLQGPLYEVENIAYIPDDVPERVNHYQELKNKVWTIPQNVLTINDTVIRRGRFGTVHTGLVEKDGASSSVAIHNIADKLLKTSDKKKMLRELDVCIRASPMKYLADLVGTCETQDTLYVVLELPVQTLKSRLIAARSGNMFPFNQILPIGSMIASALQHLEHYKIVHDHLCARSIGICNDWTPKVMGHGISKYALEEIKYTRWTAIESLGNKKKHIPGVVWAFGVLLWEMLSMGGTPYSNFTLDSEVEEAIQQGTRLSQLIDTPDPLYEVMSSCWHTDSRERPSFSELTRLDTLSICPITSITEPYIPELELY; encoded by the exons ATGATACTGTTGTGGTTgcttatttatttttgtacacGTGTACTTAGTCAAAAATACGAAGGTTGTTTTATAAGTTACATGTCAGATCCCGATCTACCAACCCTTATATTAAGTCACGCTAGCGTGCCAGCGGAATGTATTAAAGAATGTCGATTACGTTATTATAT GTTTGCTGGATTAATGAATGATCAACAATGTTATTGTGGTAGTAACTATGGAAGGAAAGGTATGTCTACTTCTTGCGTCCTTCCTTGTACTGCAGATCCAAATAATTATTGCGGTAGCCACGAAGCGATGAGTATATATTCTACAGGGCAGAAAG GTCCTAGTCCACCAAGAGGTGCACAGATAGTTCGCAGTAAACCTACTAGCTTGGAAATTACATGGGAACCgcctaatatatttaatggaaatattatattttatactttgAGAGCAACAGTTATTCAGACACATGCTTCTGATTTGTTACCGACTGTAGAAAGTCAAGTACAAGGAGAAGCTTCAAACAATACTATTTTACAAGGTTTACAACCTGGGACAAAATACAATGTGTCCATCATTGCTACAAATACTCAAGGGAATAGCAAGCCTGCTTATGTTTCAGGGTGGACACTAATAGCTCCACCTAATAAACCAGCTATTCCAAAAGTAATAGAGCAAACGAGCACTACTATCATTGTTTTACTCACAGAAGGGAGTAGTGATTACGGGCCTGTCAGTGCGTACCAAGTATTTGTTGTTCAACCTGGTATAATACCTCCGTCAGGACCGAATGTTACATACTATAATTATGAAAAATCAATGGAGCAAGGGCTAGGATATTATATTACAGCAGAATTTATATCCTCCGACTTTTACAAATATAAAACGTTTACAGTCGGAGATGGTAAAATGATTGGCGGATATTATAATGCACCATTAAATGCTCAAATTGTTCCGCGTCTAGGTTTGGCAGTGATTTCTAGATTTCAAAGGGAAGAACAATTTGCTTATTCAGACCTAGTCATCaatatgaaaaattatagcGAGAACGAGAAGAATGAAATGGATGCCATAACAATTGTTCTTTGCGTTGCAATTGGTGTTCTAGGAGCGTTGTTAATAGGGTCAGTAGTATTATACTTCGCTTTACGACGACGCCATGAGAAATTTCGTATGACAAAACTTCCGGAACAGCAAGAACTTACATTGCAAGGACCGCTGTACGAAGTTGAAAATATAGCGTACATTCCAGATGATGTACCTGAAAGAGTTAATCATTATCAAGAACTAAAGAATAAAGTGTGGACTATACCGCAAAATGTATTAACAATTAATGACACTGTAATACGTAGAGGAAGATTCGGTACTGTCCACACAGGTTTAGTTGAGAAGGATGGAGCATCTTCTTCTGTAGCTATTCATAATATAGCAGACAAATTGTTAAAAACATCCGATAAAAAAAAGATGTTAAGAGAGTTAGATGTTTGTATCAGAGCATCTCCAATGAAATACCTTGCAGATCTTGTAGGAACTTGCGAAACACAAGATACTTTGTATGTTGTACTTGAACTACCAGTTCAGACATTGAAAAGCCGATTGATAGCTGCTAGATCTGGAAATATGTTTCCATTTAATCAAATACTGCCTATTGGATCGATGATAGCGTCAGCTTTGCAGCATCTTGAGCATTATAAAATTGTACACGACCATCTATGCGCGCGAAGCATAGGTATTTGCAATGATTGGACACCTAAAGTAATGGGTCATGGAATCTCGAAATACGCATTAGAAGAAATTAAATACACTCGATGGACAGCTATTGAGAGTCTTGGTAATAAAAAGAAACATATACCAGGCGTTGTTTGGGCGTTTGGTGTGCTTTTATGGGAAATGCTCAGCATGGGTGGCACACCATATTCTAATTTCACGCTTGACAGTGAAGTAGAAGAAGCAATTCAGCAAGGAACTAGATTATCTCAATTAATAGATACTCCTGATCCACTTTACGAAGTTATGTCATCTTGCTGGCATACGGATAGCAGAGAAAGACCATCATTTTCAGAACTTACAAGATTG GACACCTTAAGCATTTGTCCCATCACTTCGATTACAGAACCATACATTCCAGAGTTAGAATTATATTAA
- the Mrps9 gene encoding mitochondrial ribosomal protein S9, whose protein sequence is MAVTMFTRFTNIRNVMNVNNISAVGGALSVKRHSDVRSKRYTTTFATEMEKLVVSEGQKPVKRLSKAMKIYLEKSKEYCALIERETIKYEIGKRHLANMMGEDPYEFKDSDIQRAIRYLFPSGIYDWRARPMMSHPTKIYGNRKEAQFDETGRPYHWLFYTCKPQYNQILYNVAEFLKNLNKKQDQMIEQTKLPSAEDKFNTLGSTWITQDELESKLLEELTTQDAI, encoded by the exons ATGGCTGTGACAATGTTTACACGTTTTACAAATATACGAAATGTAATGAATGTCAATAATATTAGTGCAGTTGGAGGTGCATTAAGTGTAAAACGACATTCG GATGTTAGATCTAAACGTTATACCACCACATTCGCGACTGAAATGGAAAAACTTGTAGTTAGTGAAGGTCAAAAGCCAGTTAAAAGACTCAGTAAAGCTATGAAAATATATTTGGAGAAATCTAAAGAATATT gtGCACTTATCGAAAGGGAAAcgataaaatatgaaattggGAAGCGACATTTAGCTAACATGATGGGCGAAGATCCATATGAATTTAAGGACTCAGATATTCAG AGAGCAATAAGGTATCTGTTTCCTTCTGGTATTTATGATTGGAGGGCACGTCCCATGATGTCTCATCCAACAAAAATATATGGAAATCGGAAAGAAGCACAATTCGATGAGACTGGAAGACCATACCACTGGTTATTTTATACTTGCAAACCACAATATAATCAAATATTATAC AACGTCGCAGAGttcttgaaaaatttaaataaaaagcaaGATCAAATGATTGAACAAACAAAACTACCTTCTGCTGAGGACAAATT TAATACATTGGGATCCACCTGGATAACACAAGATGAACTAGAAAGCAAGTTATTGGAAGAACTTACCACACAAGATGCAA TATGA